Proteins found in one Chionomys nivalis chromosome 15, mChiNiv1.1, whole genome shotgun sequence genomic segment:
- the Shld3 gene encoding shieldin complex subunit 3, whose protein sequence is MDYCRMTTEVILHYRPYEKDPTQLAKIAEKAIQDFPTHPLSRFIPWFPQDGSKLPLKPKRLPPVLSREAAESVKEYLAISEPSVKSQSYDCTVDLLEFQPSVETQHLLQSRVVNEQTTSGTPGSNSGNGKQHRKRSWSVSLGSKHCPEKSFPLSKKLRDSLKTLQLHSLHRARWTLEYSVCNKQTLEDIWTKLNHLIRHNELPSCNATIQRQLGQIWVFCDIMYCEYVGGLLKERLSLIGKINLFVRKYGVIFSM, encoded by the coding sequence ATGGATTACTGCAGAATGACCACGGAAGTGATACTACATTATCGGCCATATGAAAAAGATCCCACACAACTGGCAAAAATTGCAGAAAAGGCAATTCAAGACTTTCCAACCCACCCGCTATCAAGATTTATTCCTTGGTTTCCACAAGATGGATCCAAACTGCCGCTCAAGCCTAAAAGATTACCACCAGTCCTTTCTAGAGAGGCTGCTGAGAGTGTGAAAGAGTACTTAGCCATTTCAGAGCCTAGTGTTAAATCTCAGAGCTACGATTGCACAGTGGATCTTCTGGAGTTCCAACCTAGTGTGGAAACGCAGCACCTGCTCCAGTCACGCGTGGTGAATGAGCAGACTACTTCTGGAACTCCAGGTAGCAATTCAGGAAACGGGAAGCAGCACCGGAAGAGATCCTGGAGCGTTTCACTTGGCAGCAAACACTGTCCAGAAAAGAGTTTTCCTTTGTCTAAGAAATTGCGAGATAGTTTAAAGACATTGCAATTGCACTCCCTTCATAGAGCAAGATGGACATTAGAATACAGTGTTTGTAACAAGCAGACCCTGGAGGACATTTGGACAAAACTCAATCACCTCATCCGGCACAATGAACTTCCCTCTTGTAATGCCACCATCCAGAGACAGTTAGGCCAGATATGGGTGTTCTGTGATATTATGTACTGTGAATATGTAGGAGGTCTTCTTAAAGAAAGATTATCTCTTATTGGGAAGATTAATTTATTTGTACGTAAATATGGTGTTATTTTTAGTATGTAA
- the Trim23 gene encoding E3 ubiquitin-protein ligase TRIM23 isoform X1, giving the protein MAALAVNKPGAGVDSGRQGSRGTAVVKVLECGVCEDVFSLQGDKVPRLLLCGHTVCHDCLTRLPLHGRAIRCPFDRQVTDLGDSGVWGLKKNFALLELLERLQNGHIGQYGSAEEAIGISGEVLMGLVEIFISIIRCDEDEAHVASVYCTVCATHLCSECSQVTHSTKTLAKHRRVPLADKPHEKTMCSQHQVHAIEFVCLEEGCQTSPLMCCVCKEYGKHQGHKHSVLEPEANQIRASILDMAHCIRTFTEEISDYSRKLVGIVQHIEGGEQIVEDGIGMAHTEHVPGTAENARSCVRAYFSDLHETLCRQEEMALSVVDAHVREKLIWLRQQQEDMTILLSQVSTACLHCEKTLQQDDCRVVLAKQEITRLLETLQKQQQQFTEVADHIQLDASIPVTFTKDNRVHIGPKMEIRVVTLGLDGAGKTTILFKLKQDEFMQPIPTIGFNVETVEYKNLKFTIWDVGGKHKLRPLWKHYYLNTQAVVFVVDSSHRDRISEAHSELAKLLTEKELRDALLLIFANKQDVAGALSVEEITELLSLHKLCCGRSWYIQGCDARSGMGLYEGLDWLSRQLVAAGVLDVA; this is encoded by the exons ATGGCTGCCCTAGCTGTAAACAAACCCGGAGCCGGAGTAGACAGTGGGCGGCAGGGCAGCCGGGGGACGGCGGTAGTGAAG GTTCTGGagtgtggggtttgtgaagatgtCTTCTCTTTGCAAGGAGATAAAGTCCCTCGCCTCCTTCTTTGTGGCCATACAGTCTGTCATGACTGTCTTACTCGGTTGCCTCTACATGGAAGAGCAATCCGTTGCCCGTTTGATCGACAAGTAACAGACCTCG GAGATTCAGGTGTTTGGGGACTGAAAAAAAACTTTGCTTTACTGGAACTTTTAGAGCGTTTGCAGAATGGGCATATTGGTCAGTATGGATCTGCTGAGGAAGCCATTGGGATATCTGGAGAGGTACTGATGGGACTGGTTGAAATATTTATT AGCATCATACGGTGTGATGAAGATGAAGCTCACGTTGCATCTGTATATTGCACTGTGTGTGCAACTCACTTGTGTTCAGAGTGTTCTCAAGTTACTCATTCTACAAAGACATTAGCAAAGCATAGGCGAGTGCCTCTAGCTGATAAACCTCATGAGAAAACCATGTGCTCTCAGCACCAGGTGCATGCCATTGAGTTTGTTTGCTTGGAAGAAGGTTGTCAAACTAGCCCACTCATGTGCTGTGTCTGCAAAGAATATGGAAAGCACCAAGGTCACAAG CATTCGGTACTGGAACCAGAAGCTAACCAGATCCGAGCCTCAATTTTAGATATGGCTCACTGCATACGGACCTTCACTGAAGAAATCTCAGATTATTCCAGAAAACTAGTTGGAATTGTTCAGCACATTGAAGGAGGAGAACAAATAGTGGAAGATGGGATTGGAATGGCTCACACAGAAcat GTCCCAGGTACTGCAGAGAATGCCCGATCATGTGTCCGAGCTTATTTTTCTGATTTACATGAAACTCTTTGTCGTCAAGAAGAAATGGCTCTAAGTGTTGTTGATGCCCATGTGAGAGAAAAGCTCATTTGGCTCAGGCAGCAACAAGAGGATATGACTATTCTCTTGTCTCAGGTTTCAACAGCCTGTCTCCATTGCGAAAAGACTTTACAGCAG GATGATTGCAGAGTTGTCTTGGCAAAACAAGAAATTACAAGATTGTTAGAAACATTGCAGAAACAGCAACAGCAGTTTACAGAAGTTGCAGATCACATTCAGTTGGATGCCAGTATCCCAGTCACTTTTACAAAG GACAACAGAGTTCATATTGGACCCAAAATGGAAATCCGAGTAGTTACATTAGGATTAGATGGTGCTGGAAAAACTActattttattcaaattaaaacaagatGAGTTCATGCAGCCTATTCCCACAATTG GTTTTAATGTGGAAACTGTGGAATACAAAAATTTGAAGTTTACCATTTGGGATGTTGGTGGAAAGCACAAATTAAGACCATTGTGGAAACATTATTACCTCAATACACAAG CTGTTGTATTTGTTGTTGATAGCAGTCATAGAGACAGAATCAGTGAAGCACACAGTGAACTTGCAAAGTTGTTAACAGAAAAAGAACTCCGAGATGCCTTGCTCCTGATTTTTGCTAATAAACAG GATGTTGCTGGAGCATTATCAGTAGAAGAAATCACTGAACTTCTCAGTCTCCATAAACTATGCTGTGGTAGGAGCTGGTATATTCAGGGTTGTGATGCTCGAAGTGGTATGGGGCTCTATGAAGGGTTGGACTGGCTGTCCCGGCAACTTGTGGCTGCTGGAGTGTTGGATGTTGCTTGA
- the Trim23 gene encoding E3 ubiquitin-protein ligase TRIM23 isoform X2, whose product MAALAVNKPGAGVDSGRQGSRGTAVVKVLECGVCEDVFSLQGDKVPRLLLCGHTVCHDCLTRLPLHGRAIRCPFDRQVTDLGDSGVWGLKKNFALLELLERLQNGHIGQYGSAEEAIGISGESIIRCDEDEAHVASVYCTVCATHLCSECSQVTHSTKTLAKHRRVPLADKPHEKTMCSQHQVHAIEFVCLEEGCQTSPLMCCVCKEYGKHQGHKHSVLEPEANQIRASILDMAHCIRTFTEEISDYSRKLVGIVQHIEGGEQIVEDGIGMAHTEHVPGTAENARSCVRAYFSDLHETLCRQEEMALSVVDAHVREKLIWLRQQQEDMTILLSQVSTACLHCEKTLQQDDCRVVLAKQEITRLLETLQKQQQQFTEVADHIQLDASIPVTFTKDNRVHIGPKMEIRVVTLGLDGAGKTTILFKLKQDEFMQPIPTIGFNVETVEYKNLKFTIWDVGGKHKLRPLWKHYYLNTQAVVFVVDSSHRDRISEAHSELAKLLTEKELRDALLLIFANKQDVAGALSVEEITELLSLHKLCCGRSWYIQGCDARSGMGLYEGLDWLSRQLVAAGVLDVA is encoded by the exons ATGGCTGCCCTAGCTGTAAACAAACCCGGAGCCGGAGTAGACAGTGGGCGGCAGGGCAGCCGGGGGACGGCGGTAGTGAAG GTTCTGGagtgtggggtttgtgaagatgtCTTCTCTTTGCAAGGAGATAAAGTCCCTCGCCTCCTTCTTTGTGGCCATACAGTCTGTCATGACTGTCTTACTCGGTTGCCTCTACATGGAAGAGCAATCCGTTGCCCGTTTGATCGACAAGTAACAGACCTCG GAGATTCAGGTGTTTGGGGACTGAAAAAAAACTTTGCTTTACTGGAACTTTTAGAGCGTTTGCAGAATGGGCATATTGGTCAGTATGGATCTGCTGAGGAAGCCATTGGGATATCTGGAGAG AGCATCATACGGTGTGATGAAGATGAAGCTCACGTTGCATCTGTATATTGCACTGTGTGTGCAACTCACTTGTGTTCAGAGTGTTCTCAAGTTACTCATTCTACAAAGACATTAGCAAAGCATAGGCGAGTGCCTCTAGCTGATAAACCTCATGAGAAAACCATGTGCTCTCAGCACCAGGTGCATGCCATTGAGTTTGTTTGCTTGGAAGAAGGTTGTCAAACTAGCCCACTCATGTGCTGTGTCTGCAAAGAATATGGAAAGCACCAAGGTCACAAG CATTCGGTACTGGAACCAGAAGCTAACCAGATCCGAGCCTCAATTTTAGATATGGCTCACTGCATACGGACCTTCACTGAAGAAATCTCAGATTATTCCAGAAAACTAGTTGGAATTGTTCAGCACATTGAAGGAGGAGAACAAATAGTGGAAGATGGGATTGGAATGGCTCACACAGAAcat GTCCCAGGTACTGCAGAGAATGCCCGATCATGTGTCCGAGCTTATTTTTCTGATTTACATGAAACTCTTTGTCGTCAAGAAGAAATGGCTCTAAGTGTTGTTGATGCCCATGTGAGAGAAAAGCTCATTTGGCTCAGGCAGCAACAAGAGGATATGACTATTCTCTTGTCTCAGGTTTCAACAGCCTGTCTCCATTGCGAAAAGACTTTACAGCAG GATGATTGCAGAGTTGTCTTGGCAAAACAAGAAATTACAAGATTGTTAGAAACATTGCAGAAACAGCAACAGCAGTTTACAGAAGTTGCAGATCACATTCAGTTGGATGCCAGTATCCCAGTCACTTTTACAAAG GACAACAGAGTTCATATTGGACCCAAAATGGAAATCCGAGTAGTTACATTAGGATTAGATGGTGCTGGAAAAACTActattttattcaaattaaaacaagatGAGTTCATGCAGCCTATTCCCACAATTG GTTTTAATGTGGAAACTGTGGAATACAAAAATTTGAAGTTTACCATTTGGGATGTTGGTGGAAAGCACAAATTAAGACCATTGTGGAAACATTATTACCTCAATACACAAG CTGTTGTATTTGTTGTTGATAGCAGTCATAGAGACAGAATCAGTGAAGCACACAGTGAACTTGCAAAGTTGTTAACAGAAAAAGAACTCCGAGATGCCTTGCTCCTGATTTTTGCTAATAAACAG GATGTTGCTGGAGCATTATCAGTAGAAGAAATCACTGAACTTCTCAGTCTCCATAAACTATGCTGTGGTAGGAGCTGGTATATTCAGGGTTGTGATGCTCGAAGTGGTATGGGGCTCTATGAAGGGTTGGACTGGCTGTCCCGGCAACTTGTGGCTGCTGGAGTGTTGGATGTTGCTTGA